The Chitinophaga flava genome has a segment encoding these proteins:
- a CDS encoding isochorismatase family protein, with translation MITRIDKNTALVLIDFQLGVTSMALAHPIAAVVHNAALLAAAFRKAGLPVVVVHVNPIGSPAMMVRAEVSSMPKDPAAQKQRLEAMTAGGFFNIVPEINIQPEDIRITKTTWNAFAHTPLLSILQEKNITGIVLAGVSTSIGVESTARTANENGLNITFATDAMTDTQLACHENSLRYIFPRIGETGTTADILHHLSVSEK, from the coding sequence ATGATAACCCGTATCGACAAAAACACCGCCCTGGTGCTCATCGACTTCCAGTTGGGCGTCACCAGCATGGCTTTAGCCCACCCTATAGCCGCCGTTGTACACAACGCCGCCCTGCTGGCGGCTGCTTTCCGCAAAGCCGGACTGCCAGTAGTGGTAGTACATGTAAACCCGATAGGCTCTCCTGCTATGATGGTAAGAGCTGAAGTCAGCTCCATGCCTAAAGATCCGGCAGCACAAAAACAACGCCTGGAAGCGATGACTGCCGGCGGATTCTTCAACATCGTGCCGGAAATCAATATACAACCCGAAGACATCCGTATCACTAAAACCACCTGGAACGCCTTTGCCCACACACCACTGCTCAGCATCCTGCAAGAGAAAAACATCACCGGCATTGTGCTGGCAGGTGTTTCTACCAGCATTGGCGTGGAAAGCACCGCCAGAACAGCCAACGAAAACGGACTCAACATCACCTTTGCCACCGACGCCATGACCGACACCCAGCTCGCATGCCACGAAAACAGCCTGCGATACATCTTCCCCCGCATCGGAGAAACAGGCACCACCGCAGACATCCTGCATCATCTGAGCGTAAGTGAAAAATAA
- a CDS encoding MFS transporter — translation MKNKDRISVKFMAPLVLGTMMNPLNSTMLATALTTICQSFGRNISDGAFLITPQYLTSTIGLPLMGRLADLYSPRKINQLGFLLVLMAGIIGTFAPSFSWLIVSRVILGLGTSAAYPSAMALVNKKYADEGRAVPGSVLGIISVAGLGSMALGPVLGGLLSQTLGWKGIFFINIPWVLVALWLARALPDTPPAEPISIRQLPARLDAPGILLFSSTLLTLLLLLLRPTFSWSGTGLLLALLLSLVIWERRQNNPFIDVRLFARQPSLLMVYISGMAASYVMYLLLFSLPQWMESVKHISPAHTGLLLLPMSLASAAAGLIISRYDSLLLKNVAGILCTAMTCAALFAVHADISLYLLTGITLLVGLSTGINPIANQASLYAEAPPGQIGISFGLYRTFGYLGAILSGSQLKTLYRQGISDKSFHLMAWFAVASCVLMILLFLPSISRKKQLAAEILR, via the coding sequence GTGAAAAATAAAGATCGTATATCCGTTAAGTTTATGGCGCCGTTGGTACTCGGCACCATGATGAACCCGCTTAACTCCACCATGCTGGCAACAGCACTCACAACCATCTGCCAGTCGTTCGGCAGGAACATCAGCGACGGCGCCTTCCTTATCACGCCACAGTACCTCACTTCCACCATTGGCCTGCCACTGATGGGAAGACTGGCAGACCTCTACAGCCCCAGGAAAATAAACCAGCTCGGCTTTCTGCTGGTGCTGATGGCCGGCATAATCGGCACCTTCGCACCATCCTTCAGCTGGCTCATCGTCTCCAGGGTAATATTGGGACTCGGCACCTCTGCCGCCTACCCATCTGCCATGGCGCTGGTCAATAAAAAATATGCAGATGAAGGCCGGGCAGTACCCGGCTCTGTACTCGGTATCATTTCCGTAGCAGGGCTGGGAAGTATGGCCCTGGGCCCCGTACTGGGCGGACTACTCTCACAAACACTGGGCTGGAAAGGTATTTTCTTCATCAACATTCCTTGGGTATTAGTAGCCCTCTGGCTAGCCCGTGCATTGCCGGATACCCCGCCAGCAGAACCAATCAGCATACGCCAGCTGCCCGCCAGACTGGATGCTCCCGGGATTCTGCTCTTCAGCAGCACCTTATTAACACTGTTATTGTTGTTACTGCGTCCTACCTTTTCCTGGAGCGGCACAGGCCTGCTGCTGGCACTGCTGTTGTCACTCGTCATATGGGAACGCCGGCAAAACAACCCATTCATAGATGTACGCCTGTTTGCCAGGCAACCATCTTTGTTAATGGTATATATCAGTGGCATGGCCGCCAGTTACGTTATGTACCTGTTGTTATTTTCATTGCCGCAATGGATGGAAAGCGTGAAGCATATTTCTCCCGCGCACACCGGTCTTTTGTTATTACCCATGTCGCTGGCATCCGCAGCTGCAGGACTAATCATTTCCCGATACGATAGCCTGCTCCTGAAAAACGTGGCCGGTATCCTATGTACAGCCATGACCTGCGCAGCTTTATTTGCGGTTCATGCAGACATATCACTTTATCTGCTCACCGGCATCACCCTGCTGGTAGGACTATCCACCGGTATCAATCCTATTGCTAACCAGGCTTCGTTGTATGCCGAAGCACCACCCGGACAAATAGGTATATCCTTCGGATTATACCGCACCTTCGGTTATCTGGGGGCCATCCTTTCCGGCTCACAGCTGAAAACACTATACCGCCAAGGCATCTCAGACAAAAGCTTTCATCTGATGGCATGGTTTGCCGTTGCCAGCTGTGTATTGATGATCCTGCTCTTCCTGCCGTCAATATCCCGTAAAAAACAGCTGGCAGCAGAGATCCTGCGATAA
- a CDS encoding helix-turn-helix domain-containing protein, with protein MDQLGTGAFLGVSKANYHLSGIILSEIVYNSRVSEEWHHHANPHCSLILEGGNLEHRQHRQQDALPGQLLRYAAGEVHRNLHTLHPSRNLNLELEPTFFKTYDLPEMTWETIAEHDLQLAVLKLYHACSMQEGTLAHTSLLSLWGQQPERPGKGLPAWAVRIRELLQDQWDTPFTLASLSAQVGVHPVTVSRYFPLYFHCTLGEYLRKIKVAHSLALVRNKENSLTNIALQCGFYDQSHFIRSFRLYTGYRPGVFRKL; from the coding sequence ATGGACCAACTGGGTACCGGAGCCTTTCTGGGTGTCAGCAAAGCCAACTATCACCTTTCCGGCATCATACTGTCGGAAATCGTATATAACTCCCGTGTATCGGAAGAATGGCATCATCATGCCAATCCGCATTGTTCGCTCATTCTGGAAGGTGGTAATCTTGAACACCGCCAGCACCGGCAGCAGGATGCCCTGCCAGGGCAGTTGCTTCGTTATGCTGCCGGCGAAGTACACCGTAACCTGCATACACTGCATCCTTCGCGTAACCTTAATCTGGAACTGGAACCTACTTTTTTCAAAACCTATGATTTGCCGGAAATGACCTGGGAAACTATTGCGGAGCATGACCTGCAACTGGCTGTGCTGAAGTTGTACCACGCATGCAGCATGCAGGAAGGTACCCTGGCACATACATCCCTGCTCAGTTTGTGGGGGCAGCAGCCGGAGCGCCCGGGTAAAGGTTTGCCGGCATGGGCCGTCCGCATCAGGGAGCTGTTACAGGACCAATGGGATACTCCTTTTACGCTGGCTTCTCTGTCAGCGCAGGTGGGTGTACATCCGGTAACGGTGTCCAGGTATTTCCCTTTATATTTTCATTGTACGCTGGGAGAATATCTCCGGAAAATAAAAGTAGCACATTCACTGGCACTCGTGCGCAATAAAGAAAATTCACTGACGAATATAGCCCTCCAATGTGGCTTCTACGACCAGAGCCATTTTATCCGCAGCTTCAGGCTGTATACCGGGTACCGCCCGGGAGTGTTCCGGAAATTATGA
- a CDS encoding S41 family peptidase, with translation MRILPCLVSLCLCLSTASAQILSEKQQREVLIRSAELMEQHYVYPNKGKLLSAALLKAGKDRAYAAIDSVKAFSSAVTALLQQTVKDGHIYLRYDPAVVKDLQAPKGNTDSLPDPFYYGERAEKNNYGFQEIKILPGGVGYLRLSEINLSAKSVVMLKAAMELLRHTRALVLDLRDNGGGGSDMGLVLEGCFVPAGTPLLEVQKREGAVTQEKAVTAGPEYKYEQPLYVLVNGRTASAAEAFPFVMQRLKRAVIVGQRTAGAAHMNEWYPAGNGFFLSVAVAAPVFPGTDISWERTGVQPDFVTVNREDDLPLVLRLIAEHHDAARK, from the coding sequence ATGAGAATATTACCATGCCTTGTAAGCCTATGTCTGTGCTTATCGACTGCATCTGCACAAATACTGTCTGAAAAACAGCAACGGGAAGTCCTAATCCGTTCTGCGGAATTAATGGAGCAACATTATGTATACCCCAACAAAGGGAAGTTGTTGTCTGCGGCTTTGTTAAAGGCTGGCAAAGACCGGGCATATGCTGCTATTGACAGCGTAAAAGCTTTTTCCAGCGCGGTAACTGCTTTGTTGCAGCAAACGGTGAAAGATGGCCATATCTATCTGCGATATGATCCTGCGGTGGTGAAAGACCTGCAGGCGCCCAAAGGGAATACAGATAGTTTACCAGACCCGTTTTATTATGGAGAAAGGGCAGAGAAGAATAACTATGGTTTTCAGGAGATAAAAATCCTGCCGGGTGGTGTGGGTTATCTGCGTTTGTCGGAAATAAATCTTTCTGCTAAGAGTGTTGTGATGTTAAAGGCAGCGATGGAGCTACTGCGGCATACGCGGGCACTGGTGCTGGACCTGCGTGATAATGGCGGCGGGGGCAGCGATATGGGATTGGTGCTGGAAGGCTGTTTTGTGCCGGCAGGCACTCCGCTGCTGGAGGTGCAGAAAAGAGAAGGAGCTGTAACGCAGGAGAAAGCTGTGACGGCTGGCCCGGAATATAAGTACGAACAACCTCTGTATGTGCTCGTCAATGGCAGAACCGCTTCTGCAGCAGAAGCTTTCCCATTTGTTATGCAGCGGCTGAAACGGGCGGTGATAGTAGGGCAGCGCACAGCGGGGGCTGCACATATGAATGAGTGGTATCCTGCCGGAAATGGTTTTTTCCTGTCTGTAGCAGTTGCTGCACCGGTGTTTCCCGGAACAGATATTTCCTGGGAGCGGACCGGCGTACAGCCGGATTTTGTTACTGTCAACAGAGAAGATGATCTACCCCTGGTGTTGCGGCTGATAGCAGAGCACCACGATGCCGCACGCAAATGA
- a CDS encoding dihydrofolate reductase family protein: MRKLKLQMQVSIDGFVAGPNGEMDWPISDWDEELKNYVMELTAPVDLILIGRKLADHFIPTWAARAGDPDVADIFTHKMNDTEKVVFSRTQTEHGWKNTVLINENLEEEINRLKRSSGGDIITYGGSGMAASLITRNLIDEYHLFINPVALGKGLPIFHLLEQKLSMKLISTTSFACGIVVLCYQPQHQG, encoded by the coding sequence ATGAGAAAATTGAAGCTACAGATGCAGGTGAGCATTGATGGTTTTGTTGCCGGTCCCAATGGTGAAATGGACTGGCCTATCTCCGACTGGGACGAGGAGCTGAAAAACTATGTGATGGAGCTCACAGCTCCGGTAGACCTCATCCTCATCGGCCGTAAGCTGGCCGACCACTTCATTCCCACCTGGGCAGCCCGCGCCGGTGATCCTGATGTGGCCGACATCTTCACCCATAAAATGAATGATACGGAAAAGGTGGTCTTCTCCCGTACACAAACAGAACATGGCTGGAAAAACACCGTCCTGATCAATGAAAATCTGGAAGAAGAAATCAACCGGTTGAAAAGATCCTCCGGAGGAGATATCATCACCTATGGAGGCAGTGGCATGGCCGCAAGTCTTATAACCCGCAACCTCATCGATGAATACCATCTCTTCATAAATCCTGTTGCACTCGGAAAAGGCTTGCCCATCTTCCATCTGCTGGAACAAAAATTATCCATGAAACTGATTAGCACCACCTCATTTGCGTGCGGCATCGTGGTGCTCTGCTATCAGCCGCAACACCAGGGGTAG
- a CDS encoding CHAT domain-containing protein — MLSSRQITIILKICCRQLLTLSCLLCYCYTWSQCPATTTFMEKITSIEQSSDPNTIKLRQLDSLRTLCLHCFPHKDSIYARIVHRMGNLYHLEGNWTPALTYTKEAIAVNSSGKGASTAFLANSYFNLGLFYNKLYLYPESHRYYDSCILIGTKYPEKTAIALMAAEAKAFSLYENGNYQQAIATSELGILLSRNRQDTLSEMIMLAQKAQALVAIDDTSAGATMRRALQLLPANALPAHQVTCYTIYASILGKEKQYKAALSYYQQALQVNRTQQRWNQCALNLIDIGNLWADDLKETTKAIGCYREGIGFAQKSGDPYLLAGVYNNIGTAYWKQHQYKKALDYYQQGLNTLPIHFTATNLEYNPGYVQLREAANDYFVYTLLANKGESLLALYHSTKNNSWLHAALSAFQAADMSVDLMRWKQYGEPTYLFWRNRTRKMYQQAIETCYLLQDAPAALRFFEKSRAVLLNDKLNELGARKYLSPADLAQEQELRIRTVSLQQQLDAAAPNTPAHETLYQQLLNARNALERFIRNLEKQHPAYYQYKYDTAVVTVTDIQKKLLTEGTTLLTYFTGDSSTFVLSISANSCRLLKTGFHSEEVQEFLQLCTHSSLLETQHQRYLQLAHQLYKQLFAPLQLSGHSVIISPDEYLLPFEILQSDSTNPGSYLLKQYAFSYTYAAASLLKGRQERTAGAHTLLGIAPVQYADYLQQSPLQGADQSLRRIGKNYDDMLGLYTQHASRQQFLEQLPRSSIVQLYSHASAGSADKDPVLYLSDSALYLPEIQLLHNPVTALIILSTCEGGVGRQAHGEGVLSLARGFALTGIPAIVTTLWQVDNEATYALTENFHHFLQQGMRKDVALQQAKLLFLKNNDSGRQLPYFWAASILIGDTSPIPAVTSHRNGHTFIYILAALVAISVSIFFILKKNR; from the coding sequence ATGTTATCCTCCCGGCAGATAACAATCATACTGAAAATATGCTGCAGGCAACTGTTAACACTCAGTTGCCTGCTCTGCTACTGTTACACCTGGTCTCAATGCCCGGCTACGACTACCTTCATGGAAAAAATCACCTCCATTGAACAAAGCAGCGACCCCAACACCATAAAACTCCGGCAGCTGGATTCCCTGCGAACGCTTTGTCTGCATTGTTTTCCACATAAGGACAGTATTTATGCCCGCATCGTTCACCGGATGGGGAACCTCTATCACCTCGAAGGTAACTGGACTCCCGCCCTCACCTATACGAAAGAAGCCATAGCAGTAAACAGCAGTGGAAAAGGCGCCAGCACTGCCTTTCTGGCCAACAGTTATTTCAACCTGGGACTGTTCTACAACAAACTTTATCTCTATCCTGAATCACATCGTTACTACGACAGCTGCATCCTCATCGGGACGAAGTACCCCGAAAAAACCGCCATCGCACTGATGGCCGCTGAAGCCAAAGCCTTTTCGCTGTATGAAAATGGTAATTACCAGCAGGCTATCGCTACCTCCGAACTGGGCATATTGCTGTCCAGAAACAGGCAGGATACCTTGTCAGAAATGATTATGCTGGCGCAGAAAGCACAGGCTTTGGTGGCAATCGACGATACCTCCGCCGGCGCCACCATGAGAAGAGCTTTACAACTATTACCCGCCAACGCTTTACCAGCTCACCAGGTAACCTGTTATACCATTTATGCCAGTATCCTGGGAAAAGAAAAACAGTATAAAGCAGCACTCTCCTATTATCAGCAAGCGCTGCAAGTAAACCGCACGCAACAACGATGGAATCAATGTGCCCTCAACCTGATCGATATCGGCAACCTATGGGCAGATGATCTCAAAGAAACAACCAAAGCCATTGGCTGCTACCGCGAAGGCATCGGGTTCGCCCAAAAATCAGGTGATCCCTATCTGCTGGCAGGCGTATACAACAATATCGGTACTGCCTATTGGAAACAACATCAGTACAAAAAAGCACTCGATTATTATCAGCAGGGGCTGAACACCCTTCCCATTCACTTTACCGCTACAAACCTGGAATATAACCCCGGTTACGTTCAATTACGCGAGGCTGCCAATGACTATTTTGTATATACCCTGCTGGCCAACAAAGGCGAATCATTGCTGGCACTATACCATTCCACAAAAAACAACAGCTGGCTGCATGCTGCCCTCTCAGCATTCCAGGCGGCCGATATGTCGGTAGACCTGATGCGCTGGAAGCAGTATGGAGAGCCCACCTACCTCTTCTGGAGAAACCGCACCCGGAAAATGTACCAGCAGGCCATCGAAACCTGTTACCTGCTACAGGATGCACCCGCAGCACTTCGCTTTTTCGAAAAAAGCAGGGCGGTACTACTAAATGATAAATTAAATGAACTGGGCGCCCGTAAATATTTATCGCCCGCAGACCTCGCCCAGGAACAGGAATTACGGATACGAACGGTATCCCTGCAACAGCAACTGGATGCCGCAGCACCCAACACACCCGCCCATGAAACCTTGTACCAGCAACTGCTGAATGCACGTAATGCGCTGGAACGTTTTATACGAAATCTCGAAAAACAACATCCGGCATATTATCAATATAAATATGATACAGCAGTAGTAACAGTAACGGATATACAAAAAAAATTACTGACAGAAGGCACCACCCTGTTAACCTATTTTACAGGAGACAGCAGCACCTTTGTACTCAGCATTTCAGCCAACAGTTGCCGGTTGCTGAAAACCGGCTTCCATAGTGAAGAAGTACAGGAATTCCTGCAGCTCTGCACCCATTCATCACTGCTGGAAACGCAGCATCAGCGCTACCTCCAGCTGGCACACCAGTTGTATAAACAACTGTTTGCTCCGCTGCAGCTGTCAGGCCACAGTGTGATCATCTCTCCCGATGAATATCTTCTCCCTTTTGAAATATTACAATCCGATAGTACAAATCCGGGTAGTTATCTCCTGAAACAATATGCCTTTAGTTACACCTATGCAGCCGCCTCTCTCCTGAAAGGCCGTCAGGAAAGAACCGCAGGCGCTCATACGCTGCTGGGCATCGCCCCGGTACAATATGCGGATTATCTGCAACAGTCACCACTGCAGGGTGCGGACCAATCATTACGCAGGATTGGTAAAAACTATGATGACATGTTGGGACTTTATACACAGCACGCCAGCCGGCAACAATTTCTGGAACAGCTGCCCCGTAGTAGTATTGTACAGCTATATTCCCATGCCAGTGCCGGCAGTGCAGACAAAGATCCAGTACTATACCTGTCAGACTCTGCTCTCTACCTGCCGGAGATACAACTGTTGCATAACCCTGTCACGGCACTCATTATCCTATCTACCTGCGAAGGCGGCGTAGGCAGGCAGGCCCATGGCGAGGGTGTACTCAGCCTCGCCCGCGGATTTGCACTCACCGGCATTCCCGCTATTGTGACCACTTTATGGCAGGTAGATAATGAAGCTACCTATGCACTCACCGAAAACTTCCACCATTTTCTGCAACAGGGCATGCGAAAGGATGTTGCCCTCCAGCAAGCCAAACTTCTATTTCTAAAAAACAATGATAGCGGCAGACAGCTACCCTATTTCTGGGCTGCCAGCATCCTGATCGGAGATACTTCCCCAATACCTGCTGTTACCTCCCACCGTAACGGACACACGTTTATTTACATACTAGCCGCCCTGGTAGCCATTTCTGTGTCCATCTTTTTTATTTTGAAAAAAAACAGGTAA
- a CDS encoding collagen-like protein — protein sequence MRNLFISCVLLMSILALSLNSCKKGSDGPAGPAGATGTTGPVGPAGSANVIYSPWVPTATWTASTTSTGTGKKTFYFDINDPKVTQDVIDKGVVLVYMKFIADPDGAGIAKLLPSIYYNLGGADMQYRFQYGLFLNIVRVICDVVPNGSPATTNMVRYVIIPGGVANTRTAATDYSKMSYEEVCRLYNIPN from the coding sequence ATGAGAAATTTATTCATCTCATGCGTACTCCTCATGAGTATACTAGCCCTTTCACTCAATAGTTGTAAGAAAGGCAGTGATGGGCCCGCAGGACCTGCAGGGGCTACCGGAACTACTGGTCCGGTAGGACCGGCCGGCAGCGCCAATGTCATCTATTCTCCATGGGTGCCCACTGCTACCTGGACCGCTTCTACTACCTCCACAGGCACCGGCAAAAAAACCTTCTATTTCGACATAAACGATCCTAAAGTGACACAAGATGTTATCGATAAAGGAGTCGTGCTCGTATATATGAAGTTCATAGCAGATCCCGACGGAGCCGGCATTGCAAAACTGCTGCCCAGTATATACTATAACCTTGGCGGAGCAGATATGCAATACCGCTTTCAGTATGGCTTATTCCTGAATATCGTCAGAGTGATCTGTGATGTGGTGCCCAATGGAAGTCCCGCCACCACCAATATGGTACGGTACGTGATTATACCCGGCGGTGTAGCCAACACACGTACCGCCGCCACCGATTATAGCAAAATGAGCTATGAAGAGGTGTGTAGATTATATAATATACCGAATTAA
- a CDS encoding MarR family winged helix-turn-helix transcriptional regulator has translation MNTLATASSLRTCISHLTKRLRKQVYSTGELSFSEMTVMSHVYHQGPLFPSELAELVKVKNQSMSQMLNNLEAETLIVRTPSEDDKRKVLVSITAKGKKMVDKSRSERDEWLATAINNTLTEKEKKMLAEALPLLSKIADYK, from the coding sequence ATGAACACATTAGCAACAGCATCTTCACTACGTACCTGCATCTCCCACCTTACCAAACGGCTGCGCAAGCAGGTGTATTCTACGGGAGAACTGTCTTTCAGTGAAATGACTGTCATGTCTCATGTTTACCACCAGGGGCCGCTATTCCCTTCTGAGCTGGCAGAGCTGGTGAAAGTAAAAAACCAGTCCATGTCACAGATGCTCAACAACCTGGAAGCGGAAACACTCATCGTCCGTACACCTTCTGAAGATGACAAGCGTAAAGTGCTGGTATCCATTACTGCAAAAGGGAAAAAGATGGTAGACAAATCCCGGTCTGAGCGCGACGAATGGCTGGCCACCGCCATCAACAACACCCTCACGGAAAAAGAAAAAAAGATGCTGGCAGAAGCGTTGCCCCTGCTCAGCAAAATAGCTGACTATAAATAA